CCGACCCGGTTGTCGTTGCTGGGGTCGGCTTCGTTCATGAGGGTAATCTTGGCGCCTTTGATGCCGCCGTCCATGGAGTAACGCATGGCACCGATCACGCGGGCTTGAATGGTGTTGATCATGATGTGGTCCTTCCTTCGTTGGCTTGGGTTCTGGCTGCTTGTGCTTCGCAGTGGCGAGCGAGAACAGCGAGCTCAGTGGTAAGGGGTGACAGGCCTTCGGTCACCCGGTGGTGATATTCGGCCAGGGCGTAGAGCAGCGCGGCCTTGCCGTACTCGCGGCCTTGGAGGCAACGGCTTGCCCGCTCCCTCAAGGCTCGGGGCTCCGGGCAGGCGTGTGCCTGCGCCGTACCCTGGCCCATCGGTCGGCTCGCACGGCAGCCGACGCCAGCGCCCCGGTCAAGGGCGCTCGCTGCGCGAGCACCCTCGCCCTTGACCGGGACACTGTCGCCGACTCGGGGAGCCGTGCGACCGATGGGCGACGGGTGACGGGCAGGCATGAACACGTTTAGCGCTCCGAGCCCTGGGAGCGGGCGTCGTTGGTGGCTTCGAGGGCGCTGGTGTCGCCGGCCTCGAGGCGTGCCAGCCCGGCCTGGAGCAGCCGTTCCCCCAGGGCGGAGGGGGTGAGGCCGTGGGTACCTGCCTGGATCAGGTACCGACTGTGCGTGTCCTGTTCCAGGAACACGCGAATGGGCTGTTTCTTGCCTGTGGTCATTGGGTGTTCCTCTCGTTGAGGGGTTGGGGATAAGTAGCGTTGTGGAAAAAAGCGGCCCGTTCGGTCGTTGTGGACAAGAAGGGAAGGGCGACACGAACGGCGTCACGGGCCGAAGGCTTGGGGACGCTACGGGGGTAAACGGCGGTTTAGGCGCTGGTGGCGTGGGCGGTGTAGGCACGCCGGACGAGGGCCAACGCGGCTTCCAGGGAGGCGATACCGGGCACGAAGACGCCGTGACTGCCGGGAACGATGGAGCGCTCCAGGGAGACGCCACGCGGGGCGTCGGCCATGTCGGCGAAGTAGACGGTGTAGGTGCCGTCGATCCGGCTTTGATAGATGTAGCCGGCTTCGCGGCCTTCGACCTGGAAGAAGCGGGCGGTGCCCAGGGAGTCGGTGACGGTGCGGAAGGTGATCATGACCAGTCCTCCGCTTGCAGGCACTGCGCGTTGAGCAGGGCGACGTTGATGAGGCGGTAGCGACCGATCTTGATGGTGGGCAGGTAGCCACGGCGGATATGGCCGTAGATCACGCCTTCATCGAGGCCGGAAAGCTGCGAGAAGCGTTCGATGGTCATGGTGGGCACGGTGGCCGGGACCTGGGGCGCGTTGCTCGTTTCCATTTGTCATTCCCTGCACTGTGTTGGCCTGTGGTAGGCTCCGATTAGTATTATCAAGTTTTTGGTGGGTGTACTCATAACAGAGGCCACCTTTGATCGAAGTGTACTCAGAGTTAAGTGCATGTCAAGCGAGCTAGCGAGAAAAATCCGGGAGATTCGCGAAGCTGAAACCTCAGGTCGTGCTGAGTTTTCTCAAGTGATTGGTATTGCTAAGAAAACACTTGAAGGAATTGAGCAGACAGGGCGAGTACCTAAAGGGGATTTGCTTGAGGCGATTTGCAAGCAGTGGCCTAAATACACACTTTGGCTAATGACCGACCAGGTAAGCGAAGAAGCGGGCCAGGTGAGCCCGGAAATAGAAAAGGCA
This DNA window, taken from Halomonas sp. TA22, encodes the following:
- a CDS encoding DNA-binding protein — translated: METSNAPQVPATVPTMTIERFSQLSGLDEGVIYGHIRRGYLPTIKIGRYRLINVALLNAQCLQAEDWS
- a CDS encoding transcriptional regulator, which gives rise to MSSELARKIREIREAETSGRAEFSQVIGIAKKTLEGIEQTGRVPKGDLLEAICKQWPKYTLWLMTDQVSEEAGQVSPEIEKARKAFKKTGTATD